A genomic window from Prunus persica cultivar Lovell chromosome G2, Prunus_persica_NCBIv2, whole genome shotgun sequence includes:
- the LOC18786222 gene encoding GATA zinc finger domain-containing protein 14 isoform X4, whose amino-acid sequence MLPHYNSFPHNSNQVHVNGSSAPSHQIQPQLGIKNNQVPIPFSNANAHLSNGHGGAMPNMPPSMIAQPNFMGVPNNLHPMQSNHLGMPQFGSVGPTSQPGQPHVGFFGSQNNAHSMNSVASFPLHGQFCNLVQNVNQAVSSQPPGQLLGHNLLNLPQQINQNMGLPYGQFCLPNPLQNMNQFVQMQMHNPSQLGPNYAFAGLNQAPQATVSQNSPFFATHQFGNVHSNQAGQQVNQNQQNLVLPAMQGTQAGQQVNQNQQNSVLPAKQGTQGNHTNTGGVYSSNTNWKHSPSKSFTKHPKRGVQLQGGFQNSQFHHMKNAKGKFAFPNGNKGKGLINESKGKFTNQGGEGKRSLSLPYTEQEIQRWREERRRHYPSKSNIEKKLSEKLINSEVIEREAKMRREQLKEILTKQAELGVEVAEIPSYYLEDSNQGHRREDNKSFTKKGRLPNNFGKREKYDKKDRFAKRQKSHHKDSSNDPSFSKREPTLLQKLLSADIKRDRSRLLQVFRFMVTNSFFKDCPEKPLKFPTVAVKESGCNEDMAEELSSLAAKDASKGSDNSMVEIVHNNDYEYHNDVCNYDDGGGEDDEEGGIERAEEEEGEIIN is encoded by the exons ATGCTACCTCACTATAATTCGTTTCCTCACAATTCCAACCAAGTTCACGTCAATGGTAGCTCTGCTCCATCTCACCAG ATACAACCTCAATTGGGTATCAAGAATAATCAAGTTCCAATCCCGTTCAGTAATGCTAATGCACATTTAAGCAATGGGCATGGAGGGGCCATGCCCAATATGCCACCTTCCATGATTGCTCAACCCAATTTCATGGGTGTACCTAACAACCTTCATCCTATGCAAAGTAACCATCTGGGTATGCCTCAATTCGGTTCTGTTGGTCCTACATCTCAACCAGGTCAGCCCCATGTTGGATTTTTCGGTTCACAAAATAATGCACACAGTATGAACTCCGTTGCTTCCTTTCCGCTTCATGGGCAATTCTGCAATTTGGTGCAGAATGTGAATCAAGCGGTTTCATCGCAGCCGCCTGGGCAATTACTTGGGCATAACCTGTTAAATTTACCACAACAGATCAACCAAAATATGGGTTTGCCATATGGACAATTCTGTTTGCCAAATCCATTGCAAAATATGAATCAATTTGTGCAAATGCAAATGCATAATCCATCCCAACTTGGTCCTAATTATGCTTTTGCCGGATTGAATCAAGCACCTCAGGCTACAGTTTCTCAAAATTCCCCCTTTTTTGCAACTCATCAGTTCGGTAATGTGCATTCTAATCAGGCAGGCCAGCAAGTTAACCAGAATCAGCAAAACTTGGTTCTGCCTGCAATGCAAGGGACACag GCAGGCCAGCAAGTTAACCAGAATCAGCAAAACTCGGTTCTGCCTGCAAAGCAAGGGACACAG GGAAATCATACGAACACTGGTGGTGTTTACAGTTCAAATACCAATTGGAAACATTCACCAAGCAAAAGCTTTACAAAGCATCCAAAAAGAGGGGTGCAGCTGCAAGGGGG ATTTCAGAATTCTCAGTTCCATCATATGAAAAATGCAAAGGGAAAGTTTGCTTTTCCTAACGGGAACAAAGGAAAAG ggtTGATAAATGAGAGCAAAGGAAAGTTTACAAACCAAGGCGGGGAAGGGAAAAG ATCTCTTTCTTTGCCCTATACTGAACAAGAGATTCAGCGGTGGCGTGAAGAACGCAGAAGGCACTACCCATCAAAATCCAACATAGAGAAG AAGCTAAGTGAAAAGCTGATAAACTCAGAGGTCATTGAGAGAGAGGCCAAAATGCGACGAGAG CAACTGAAGGAGATTCTTACAAAGCAGGCTGAGTTGGGAGTTGAAGTTGCCGAAATACCATCATACTACCTTGAAGATTCAAATCAAGGGCATAGAAGAGAAGACAATAAGTCTTTCACTAAGAAGGGGAGATTACCAAACAATTTTGGTAAGAGAGAAAAGTATGATAAAAAGGATCGGTTTGCCAAGAGGCAAAAATCTCATCACAAGGATTCATCTAATGACCCTTCTTTCAGCAAAAGGGAGCCAACCTTACTGCAGAAACTTCTTAGTGCAGATATAAAGAGAGATAGAAGCCGTCTGCTGCAGGTGTTTAGGTTCATGGTGACAAACTCTTTCTTCAAAGATTGTCCTGAAAAACCTTTGAAATTTCCTACGGTGGCAGTTAAAGAAAGTGGGTGCAATGAAGACATGGCTGAAGAACTGTCTTCACTTGCAGCGAAAGATGCTTCTAAAGGCAGTGACAATTCCATGGTTGAAATAGTTCATAACAATGATTATGAATATCATAATGATGTTTGTAATTatgatgatggtggtggtgaagatgatgaagaagggGGAATTGAGAGagctgaggaagaagagggagagatcATAAACTAG
- the LOC18786222 gene encoding uncharacterized protein LOC18786222 isoform X1: protein MLPHYNSFPHNSNQVHVNGSSAPSHQIQPQLGIKNNQVPIPFSNANAHLSNGHGGAMPNMPPSMIAQPNFMGVPNNLHPMQSNHLGMPQFGSVGPTSQPGQPHVGFFGSQNNAHSMNSVASFPLHGQFCNLVQNVNQAVSSQPPGQLLGHNLLNLPQQINQNMGLPYGQFCLPNPLQNMNQFVQMQMHNPSQLGPNYAFAGLNQAPQATVSQNSPFFATHQFGNVHSNQAGQQVNQNQQNLVLPAMQGTQFGAYSNQAGQQVNQNQQNSVLPAKQGTQFFQGNHTNTGGVYSSNTNWKHSPSKSFTKHPKRGVQLQGGFQNSQFHHMKNAKGKFAFPNGNKGKGLINESKGKFTNQGGEGKRSLSLPYTEQEIQRWREERRRHYPSKSNIEKKLSEKLINSEVIEREAKMRREQLKEILTKQAELGVEVAEIPSYYLEDSNQGHRREDNKSFTKKGRLPNNFGKREKYDKKDRFAKRQKSHHKDSSNDPSFSKREPTLLQKLLSADIKRDRSRLLQVFRFMVTNSFFKDCPEKPLKFPTVAVKESGCNEDMAEELSSLAAKDASKGSDNSMVEIVHNNDYEYHNDVCNYDDGGGEDDEEGGIERAEEEEGEIIN, encoded by the exons ATGCTACCTCACTATAATTCGTTTCCTCACAATTCCAACCAAGTTCACGTCAATGGTAGCTCTGCTCCATCTCACCAG ATACAACCTCAATTGGGTATCAAGAATAATCAAGTTCCAATCCCGTTCAGTAATGCTAATGCACATTTAAGCAATGGGCATGGAGGGGCCATGCCCAATATGCCACCTTCCATGATTGCTCAACCCAATTTCATGGGTGTACCTAACAACCTTCATCCTATGCAAAGTAACCATCTGGGTATGCCTCAATTCGGTTCTGTTGGTCCTACATCTCAACCAGGTCAGCCCCATGTTGGATTTTTCGGTTCACAAAATAATGCACACAGTATGAACTCCGTTGCTTCCTTTCCGCTTCATGGGCAATTCTGCAATTTGGTGCAGAATGTGAATCAAGCGGTTTCATCGCAGCCGCCTGGGCAATTACTTGGGCATAACCTGTTAAATTTACCACAACAGATCAACCAAAATATGGGTTTGCCATATGGACAATTCTGTTTGCCAAATCCATTGCAAAATATGAATCAATTTGTGCAAATGCAAATGCATAATCCATCCCAACTTGGTCCTAATTATGCTTTTGCCGGATTGAATCAAGCACCTCAGGCTACAGTTTCTCAAAATTCCCCCTTTTTTGCAACTCATCAGTTCGGTAATGTGCATTCTAATCAGGCAGGCCAGCAAGTTAACCAGAATCAGCAAAACTTGGTTCTGCCTGCAATGCAAGGGACACag TTTGGTGCGTATTCTAATCAGGCAGGCCAGCAAGTTAACCAGAATCAGCAAAACTCGGTTCTGCCTGCAAAGCAAGGGACACAG TTTTTTCAGGGAAATCATACGAACACTGGTGGTGTTTACAGTTCAAATACCAATTGGAAACATTCACCAAGCAAAAGCTTTACAAAGCATCCAAAAAGAGGGGTGCAGCTGCAAGGGGG ATTTCAGAATTCTCAGTTCCATCATATGAAAAATGCAAAGGGAAAGTTTGCTTTTCCTAACGGGAACAAAGGAAAAG ggtTGATAAATGAGAGCAAAGGAAAGTTTACAAACCAAGGCGGGGAAGGGAAAAG ATCTCTTTCTTTGCCCTATACTGAACAAGAGATTCAGCGGTGGCGTGAAGAACGCAGAAGGCACTACCCATCAAAATCCAACATAGAGAAG AAGCTAAGTGAAAAGCTGATAAACTCAGAGGTCATTGAGAGAGAGGCCAAAATGCGACGAGAG CAACTGAAGGAGATTCTTACAAAGCAGGCTGAGTTGGGAGTTGAAGTTGCCGAAATACCATCATACTACCTTGAAGATTCAAATCAAGGGCATAGAAGAGAAGACAATAAGTCTTTCACTAAGAAGGGGAGATTACCAAACAATTTTGGTAAGAGAGAAAAGTATGATAAAAAGGATCGGTTTGCCAAGAGGCAAAAATCTCATCACAAGGATTCATCTAATGACCCTTCTTTCAGCAAAAGGGAGCCAACCTTACTGCAGAAACTTCTTAGTGCAGATATAAAGAGAGATAGAAGCCGTCTGCTGCAGGTGTTTAGGTTCATGGTGACAAACTCTTTCTTCAAAGATTGTCCTGAAAAACCTTTGAAATTTCCTACGGTGGCAGTTAAAGAAAGTGGGTGCAATGAAGACATGGCTGAAGAACTGTCTTCACTTGCAGCGAAAGATGCTTCTAAAGGCAGTGACAATTCCATGGTTGAAATAGTTCATAACAATGATTATGAATATCATAATGATGTTTGTAATTatgatgatggtggtggtgaagatgatgaagaagggGGAATTGAGAGagctgaggaagaagagggagagatcATAAACTAG
- the LOC18786222 gene encoding uncharacterized protein LOC18786222 isoform X2 → MLPHYNSFPHNSNQVHVNGSSAPSHQIQPQLGIKNNQVPIPFSNANAHLSNGHGGAMPNMPPSMIAQPNFMGVPNNLHPMQSNHLGMPQFGSVGPTSQPGQPHVGFFGSQNNAHSMNSVASFPLHGQFCNLVQNVNQAVSSQPPGQLLGHNLLNLPQQINQNMGLPYGQFCLPNPLQNMNQFVQMQMHNPSQLGPNYAFAGLNQAPQATVSQNSPFFATHQFGNVHSNQAGQQVNQNQQNLVLPAMQGTQFGAYSNQAGQQVNQNQQNSVLPAKQGTQGNHTNTGGVYSSNTNWKHSPSKSFTKHPKRGVQLQGGFQNSQFHHMKNAKGKFAFPNGNKGKGLINESKGKFTNQGGEGKRSLSLPYTEQEIQRWREERRRHYPSKSNIEKKLSEKLINSEVIEREAKMRREQLKEILTKQAELGVEVAEIPSYYLEDSNQGHRREDNKSFTKKGRLPNNFGKREKYDKKDRFAKRQKSHHKDSSNDPSFSKREPTLLQKLLSADIKRDRSRLLQVFRFMVTNSFFKDCPEKPLKFPTVAVKESGCNEDMAEELSSLAAKDASKGSDNSMVEIVHNNDYEYHNDVCNYDDGGGEDDEEGGIERAEEEEGEIIN, encoded by the exons ATGCTACCTCACTATAATTCGTTTCCTCACAATTCCAACCAAGTTCACGTCAATGGTAGCTCTGCTCCATCTCACCAG ATACAACCTCAATTGGGTATCAAGAATAATCAAGTTCCAATCCCGTTCAGTAATGCTAATGCACATTTAAGCAATGGGCATGGAGGGGCCATGCCCAATATGCCACCTTCCATGATTGCTCAACCCAATTTCATGGGTGTACCTAACAACCTTCATCCTATGCAAAGTAACCATCTGGGTATGCCTCAATTCGGTTCTGTTGGTCCTACATCTCAACCAGGTCAGCCCCATGTTGGATTTTTCGGTTCACAAAATAATGCACACAGTATGAACTCCGTTGCTTCCTTTCCGCTTCATGGGCAATTCTGCAATTTGGTGCAGAATGTGAATCAAGCGGTTTCATCGCAGCCGCCTGGGCAATTACTTGGGCATAACCTGTTAAATTTACCACAACAGATCAACCAAAATATGGGTTTGCCATATGGACAATTCTGTTTGCCAAATCCATTGCAAAATATGAATCAATTTGTGCAAATGCAAATGCATAATCCATCCCAACTTGGTCCTAATTATGCTTTTGCCGGATTGAATCAAGCACCTCAGGCTACAGTTTCTCAAAATTCCCCCTTTTTTGCAACTCATCAGTTCGGTAATGTGCATTCTAATCAGGCAGGCCAGCAAGTTAACCAGAATCAGCAAAACTTGGTTCTGCCTGCAATGCAAGGGACACag TTTGGTGCGTATTCTAATCAGGCAGGCCAGCAAGTTAACCAGAATCAGCAAAACTCGGTTCTGCCTGCAAAGCAAGGGACACAG GGAAATCATACGAACACTGGTGGTGTTTACAGTTCAAATACCAATTGGAAACATTCACCAAGCAAAAGCTTTACAAAGCATCCAAAAAGAGGGGTGCAGCTGCAAGGGGG ATTTCAGAATTCTCAGTTCCATCATATGAAAAATGCAAAGGGAAAGTTTGCTTTTCCTAACGGGAACAAAGGAAAAG ggtTGATAAATGAGAGCAAAGGAAAGTTTACAAACCAAGGCGGGGAAGGGAAAAG ATCTCTTTCTTTGCCCTATACTGAACAAGAGATTCAGCGGTGGCGTGAAGAACGCAGAAGGCACTACCCATCAAAATCCAACATAGAGAAG AAGCTAAGTGAAAAGCTGATAAACTCAGAGGTCATTGAGAGAGAGGCCAAAATGCGACGAGAG CAACTGAAGGAGATTCTTACAAAGCAGGCTGAGTTGGGAGTTGAAGTTGCCGAAATACCATCATACTACCTTGAAGATTCAAATCAAGGGCATAGAAGAGAAGACAATAAGTCTTTCACTAAGAAGGGGAGATTACCAAACAATTTTGGTAAGAGAGAAAAGTATGATAAAAAGGATCGGTTTGCCAAGAGGCAAAAATCTCATCACAAGGATTCATCTAATGACCCTTCTTTCAGCAAAAGGGAGCCAACCTTACTGCAGAAACTTCTTAGTGCAGATATAAAGAGAGATAGAAGCCGTCTGCTGCAGGTGTTTAGGTTCATGGTGACAAACTCTTTCTTCAAAGATTGTCCTGAAAAACCTTTGAAATTTCCTACGGTGGCAGTTAAAGAAAGTGGGTGCAATGAAGACATGGCTGAAGAACTGTCTTCACTTGCAGCGAAAGATGCTTCTAAAGGCAGTGACAATTCCATGGTTGAAATAGTTCATAACAATGATTATGAATATCATAATGATGTTTGTAATTatgatgatggtggtggtgaagatgatgaagaagggGGAATTGAGAGagctgaggaagaagagggagagatcATAAACTAG
- the LOC18786222 gene encoding uncharacterized protein LOC18786222 isoform X3 produces the protein MLPHYNSFPHNSNQVHVNGSSAPSHQIQPQLGIKNNQVPIPFSNANAHLSNGHGGAMPNMPPSMIAQPNFMGVPNNLHPMQSNHLGMPQFGSVGPTSQPGQPHVGFFGSQNNAHSMNSVASFPLHGQFCNLVQNVNQAVSSQPPGQLLGHNLLNLPQQINQNMGLPYGQFCLPNPLQNMNQFVQMQMHNPSQLGPNYAFAGLNQAPQATVSQNSPFFATHQFGNVHSNQAGQQVNQNQQNLVLPAMQGTQAGQQVNQNQQNSVLPAKQGTQFFQGNHTNTGGVYSSNTNWKHSPSKSFTKHPKRGVQLQGGFQNSQFHHMKNAKGKFAFPNGNKGKGLINESKGKFTNQGGEGKRSLSLPYTEQEIQRWREERRRHYPSKSNIEKKLSEKLINSEVIEREAKMRREQLKEILTKQAELGVEVAEIPSYYLEDSNQGHRREDNKSFTKKGRLPNNFGKREKYDKKDRFAKRQKSHHKDSSNDPSFSKREPTLLQKLLSADIKRDRSRLLQVFRFMVTNSFFKDCPEKPLKFPTVAVKESGCNEDMAEELSSLAAKDASKGSDNSMVEIVHNNDYEYHNDVCNYDDGGGEDDEEGGIERAEEEEGEIIN, from the exons ATGCTACCTCACTATAATTCGTTTCCTCACAATTCCAACCAAGTTCACGTCAATGGTAGCTCTGCTCCATCTCACCAG ATACAACCTCAATTGGGTATCAAGAATAATCAAGTTCCAATCCCGTTCAGTAATGCTAATGCACATTTAAGCAATGGGCATGGAGGGGCCATGCCCAATATGCCACCTTCCATGATTGCTCAACCCAATTTCATGGGTGTACCTAACAACCTTCATCCTATGCAAAGTAACCATCTGGGTATGCCTCAATTCGGTTCTGTTGGTCCTACATCTCAACCAGGTCAGCCCCATGTTGGATTTTTCGGTTCACAAAATAATGCACACAGTATGAACTCCGTTGCTTCCTTTCCGCTTCATGGGCAATTCTGCAATTTGGTGCAGAATGTGAATCAAGCGGTTTCATCGCAGCCGCCTGGGCAATTACTTGGGCATAACCTGTTAAATTTACCACAACAGATCAACCAAAATATGGGTTTGCCATATGGACAATTCTGTTTGCCAAATCCATTGCAAAATATGAATCAATTTGTGCAAATGCAAATGCATAATCCATCCCAACTTGGTCCTAATTATGCTTTTGCCGGATTGAATCAAGCACCTCAGGCTACAGTTTCTCAAAATTCCCCCTTTTTTGCAACTCATCAGTTCGGTAATGTGCATTCTAATCAGGCAGGCCAGCAAGTTAACCAGAATCAGCAAAACTTGGTTCTGCCTGCAATGCAAGGGACACag GCAGGCCAGCAAGTTAACCAGAATCAGCAAAACTCGGTTCTGCCTGCAAAGCAAGGGACACAG TTTTTTCAGGGAAATCATACGAACACTGGTGGTGTTTACAGTTCAAATACCAATTGGAAACATTCACCAAGCAAAAGCTTTACAAAGCATCCAAAAAGAGGGGTGCAGCTGCAAGGGGG ATTTCAGAATTCTCAGTTCCATCATATGAAAAATGCAAAGGGAAAGTTTGCTTTTCCTAACGGGAACAAAGGAAAAG ggtTGATAAATGAGAGCAAAGGAAAGTTTACAAACCAAGGCGGGGAAGGGAAAAG ATCTCTTTCTTTGCCCTATACTGAACAAGAGATTCAGCGGTGGCGTGAAGAACGCAGAAGGCACTACCCATCAAAATCCAACATAGAGAAG AAGCTAAGTGAAAAGCTGATAAACTCAGAGGTCATTGAGAGAGAGGCCAAAATGCGACGAGAG CAACTGAAGGAGATTCTTACAAAGCAGGCTGAGTTGGGAGTTGAAGTTGCCGAAATACCATCATACTACCTTGAAGATTCAAATCAAGGGCATAGAAGAGAAGACAATAAGTCTTTCACTAAGAAGGGGAGATTACCAAACAATTTTGGTAAGAGAGAAAAGTATGATAAAAAGGATCGGTTTGCCAAGAGGCAAAAATCTCATCACAAGGATTCATCTAATGACCCTTCTTTCAGCAAAAGGGAGCCAACCTTACTGCAGAAACTTCTTAGTGCAGATATAAAGAGAGATAGAAGCCGTCTGCTGCAGGTGTTTAGGTTCATGGTGACAAACTCTTTCTTCAAAGATTGTCCTGAAAAACCTTTGAAATTTCCTACGGTGGCAGTTAAAGAAAGTGGGTGCAATGAAGACATGGCTGAAGAACTGTCTTCACTTGCAGCGAAAGATGCTTCTAAAGGCAGTGACAATTCCATGGTTGAAATAGTTCATAACAATGATTATGAATATCATAATGATGTTTGTAATTatgatgatggtggtggtgaagatgatgaagaagggGGAATTGAGAGagctgaggaagaagagggagagatcATAAACTAG